A DNA window from Flammeovirga agarivorans contains the following coding sequences:
- the nuoK gene encoding NADH-quinone oxidoreductase subunit NuoK produces MIPFSYYMLASAFLFSIGLSIALTKRSAIVALMGVELMLNAANVNLVAFSMQDPSLMDGNAFAIFVIVIAAAEVSVALALIIKLFQFFRTVDLHQVNQLKEE; encoded by the coding sequence ATGATACCATTCTCGTACTACATGTTAGCATCAGCCTTCTTATTTAGTATTGGTTTATCCATCGCGTTAACCAAACGAAGTGCTATTGTTGCCTTGATGGGTGTGGAATTGATGCTAAATGCAGCAAATGTAAATTTAGTTGCTTTTTCTATGCAAGATCCTTCTTTGATGGATGGAAATGCATTTGCAATTTTTGTAATTGTGATTGCTGCAGCAGAAGTGAGTGTTGCCTTAGCATTAATTATTAAATTGTTTCAATTCTTTAGAACTGTTGATTTACATCAAGTCAATCAGTTAAAAGAAGAATAA